A segment of the Vibrio aquimaris genome:
TCAGCTGGATTAGGGTTAGCGAGAACGGTTTCGGTTTGCCGAGCTCTAAAAGCTTCAACTTTTTCCATCACAGCTTCGTCATGAGTACCTATGATTTGTGCAGCTAGGATGCCTGCATTGGCTGCACCCGCTTCGCCAATGGCGAGAGTTCCAACCGCAATGCCTTTTGGCATTTGTACGATTGAAAGTAAGGAATCCATGCCTTTTAAAGCCCTCGATTGAACTGGAACACCTAATACAGGAAGACTAGTGAAAGCTGCAGCCATACCTGGTAAATGGGCAGCGCCACCTGCGCCGGCAATAATCACTTTTAATCCGCGCTGCTTAGCACTGTTGGCGTAATCGGCAAGAAGTTGTGGGGTGCGATGAGCTGAGACTACTTTTGTTTCGTACTCCACTCCAAACTGATCCAGCATTTCTGCTGCCAGCTTCATGGTTGGCCAATCAGACTTAGAACCCATGATGATACCGACTTTCATCTTCAACTCCTTAATTCAACTCTTTTAGATGAGCAGATAAATTTGCCCGTATTATACGAGGATTTTTACCTCAAGCAAACGTTTGCGCCTGCTTTTGATTGTGATGAGTGTAATTTGTCATCAAATAGCTTTAGGCATTGAAGAAGAATATTTGTAAACTTTGGTTCTTCAAGTGCAAATCAGACAGGAAAAATCAGTGGATAATTTTGAGCAAGTGTTATCGGCTCTTAACAATGGTGAGGTCATAGCTTACCCAACAGAAGGTGTGTTTGGTGTTGGTTGCGATCCCGATAGCCAAGAAGCCATTATAAAACTGCTGGAGTTAAAGCAACGACCTGTTGAGAAAGGCTTGATTTTAATCGCTGCCAGCTATGAGCAGTTATTGCCATACATAGATGAGTCTCAGCTTTCTGAGCAACAACTTAATCAAGTCCATAGCACTTGGCCTGGTCCAGTAACTTGGATTATGCCGTGCAGCGATAAAGTTTCAAACTTGGTGAGTGGTCAGTTCGATTCGATAGCGGTTCGTGTTACCGATCATCCCCTAGTCCAAAAGATGTGTAACGCTTTTGGAAAACCGTTAACTTCGACCAGTGCTAACTTGAGTGGTCAACCTCCTTGTATGACAATGCAAGAAGTAGAGCAGCAGTTAGGAAACCGATTGTCGGCAATTTTGGTTGGTGAAACGGGTGGAAGAGATAAGCCGAGTGAGATTCGTGACGCTAAAACATCTCAAGTGTTGAGACAAGGTTAATTCTGTTAGGGAAGTAAAACAAATGTCAGCCATCAACAAACAAGCAGTAAAGCAATTTTTAATTGAACTACAAGATTCAATTTGTCAGCAGTTGGAGCAGGTAGATGGAGCCGCCAAGTTTAAACAAGATGCATGGAGTCGAGAGCCCGGAGAGAAACTAGGTGGAGGAGGTCTTACCCGCGTTATGACTGATGGGGCAGTTTTTGAGCAAGGTGGAGTGAATTTTTCACATGTAGAAGGCCAAGAAATGCCAGCTTCTGCAACGGCTCATCGCCCAGAATTGGCGGGCCGACGTTTCGAAGCTATGGGCGTATCCTTAGTTATGCACCCTAATAATCCCTATGTCCCCACCTCCCATGCTAACGTGCGCTTTTTCATTGCTGAAAAAGACGGTGAAGATCCTATCTGGTGGTTTGGCGGTGGCTTTGACTTAACACCTTTTTATCCATTCGAAGAAGATGCTCGCCATTGGCACGAGACCGCCAAGAAAGTGTGTGCTCCGTTTGGCGAGCACGTCTATCGCGAGCATAAAGCTTGGTGTGACAAATACTTCTATCTACCTCATCGTGACGAAACGCGTGGAGTTGGCGGCTTGTTTTTCGATGATCTTAATCATTGGGAATTTGATAAATGCTTGTCGTATATAAAAGCGGTTGGTGAGGGGTATACTCAGGCCTATTTACCCATAGTTGAGCGACGTAAAGACACTGACTTTGGTGATAGAGAGCGCCAGTTTCAGTTATATCGTCGCGGTCGATACGTTGAGTTTAATTTAGTTTTTGACCGCGGCACTTTGTTTGGATTACAAAGTGGTGGTCGAACCGAGTCAATTCTAATGTCAATGCCGCCATTGGCTCGCTGGGAATACGGCTATCAGGTTGAAGAGGATAGTCATGAAGCGGAGCTTTATAAGCATTTCCTAAAACCAAGAGATTGGTAGGCTTTGCTCCCGAGAGGGTTGATGATAGTGTCATTGATATTGAGTAAACCTTTTTTACTGGGTTAAAGACATGATAGAACAGAAAGAGCGTTATGCGGTTTTTGGTAATCCGATTAGTCAGAGTAAATCGCCATATATCCATACGCTATTTGCACAGCAAACCGACCAGCCTATCGCTTATACCGCAGAGCAAGCGCCTATCGATAGATTTGAAGAAACGGTTCGTGCTTTCTTTGACCATGGTGGTCAAGGATGTAACGTCACAGTACCATTTAAAGAGCAGGCTTTTGGAATGGCGACCAAGCTTACTGAACGTGCTCAACTTGCTGGTGCGGTTAATACGCTGAAAAGACTTGCTGATGGGCAAATATTAGGTGATAACACTGATGGAGAAGGCCTTGTTCAAGACTTACTTCGGCATGGGGTAAAGCTTGAAGGTGCTCGTGTTCTGCTTATTGGTGCTGGTGGGGCTGCTCGCGGGGTTATAAAGCCGCTACTTGAGCAGGGGCCAGCTAAGATAGTGATTGCCAATCGTACACACAGTAAGGCCCATGCATTGGCAGAAGTTTTCCAGCCTTATGGTGAGGTTGTTGCCCAATCAATGGATACTGTGCTGGAAACATATAATGTGATCATTAACTCAACATCTGCCAGTTTAACTGGTGAGGTGCCTGATATCTCTAGCGCGATTTTTTCATCATCCAGCGTTGCTTACGATATGATGTATGGAAAAGGTAATACTTCTTTTTGCCAATGGGCAATAGATAGTGGAACCGTCTCCGTTTACGATGGTTTGGGCATGCTTGTCGGCCAAGCTGCGGAAAGCTTCTTTCTCTGGCGAGGTGTTAGGCCCGAGATAGAGCCAGTATTTGATGAACTTAGACACCACCTTGAGGGTTAGTCATGAATCAGTCCATCTTGTTTTCTGATATACAGACATGGAATGAAGCTAAACAAGTTGTGTTATTTCCAGCACAGTGCTGCGGAGCTCTTATACAGTGTCAGATCAGCAAAAAGGCACTAGAGAAGATGTCTGGGTGCCTTTTAAAAGATGAGCAGCATATATTGACGGTTTTTTCTCAGTGCCGATTTGAGATTGAAGAGCTTGCTGAAGCCTTAATTGAAGATGAAGCCTTTGATCAAACAGGTATGATTGAGATTAGTAATTGATGTCTTTTACCATGTGGAGATAGTCTTCTTTATTTTGTACATAGTTACTGGCCGATTTAAGCAGGAAAGCTCGTTCTTCCTCTGTTAAAGGACGAGCTTGCTTCACTGGACTTCCCACATATAAAAATCCACTTTCAAGCTTTTTACCTGGTGGTACTAAGCTTCCTGCTCCTATCATTACATCAGCTTCTATTACTGCACCGTCAAGAACGATAGCGCCCATGCCAACTAGCACTCGGTCCCTGATTGTGCAGCCGTGAAGCATAACCTTATGCCCAATGGTAACGTCATTACCTATTATAAGTGGGAAGCCCTCTGGATTTTTTTCGTTTTTATGTGTGACGTGGAGGACACTGCCATCTTGTATGTTGGTTCGTTCTCCTATGTGGATATGGTTAACATCTCCTCTAGCAGCAACAAGTGGCCAGATGCTCGAGTCTTGACCAATGCGAATATCGCCAACAATAACAGAGCTGTTATCTATATATACTCTTTGGCCTATTTGGGGTTGAATGTTTTTGTAGCTACGGAGAGAGTTCATTCTTTATCCTTTTATCTAGAAAATTTAAGCTTTTCTATGGCCCAAAGTAGCAAAAACGAAGATTATTGAATAGAAAATCTTCAAACGATAAAAAAATTCAGAAAAACTAAAAAAAGAGCTTGCCAATGTGAAGCCGATCTCTATAATGCCCCCTCGCTGACACGGGAACGCAGTCAAGTTTTATTTGACTGAGCGCCTTGGTTCAGAAGGTAAAAAAGCGTTAAGCAAATTGCTTAAAATTAAGTTAAAAAAGTGATTGACACTTAACTTTATCTCGCTAGAATAGCCGTCCGTTTTGAGTTTTACTCATAACAACGCTCTTTAACAAACTAAACCTATCAATCTGTGTGGGCACTCGTTGATGATAATCCAAATAGTTTCTTTAGAAACAATTTAGGTTTCAATGATACGAAGTGACCATTCGAATTGGGAAGCAGCCTTGAGCTGTTTTGTTTTACTTTTTCAAAAGTGAACACCAATAAGAGCACAGTCAATTCAAACATTACGTTATGTAATGTTCAGTATTCATTGAGCCTCCCCTATTTATTTAGGGAATCAAAACTTTAAATTGAAGAGTTTGATCATGGCTCAGATTGAACGCTGGCGGCAGGCCTAACACATGCAAGTCGAGCGGAAACGAGTTATCTGACCCTTCGGGTGACGATAACGGCGTCGAGCGGCGGACGGGTGAGTAATGCCTGGGAAATTGCCCTGATGTGGGGGATAACCATTGGAAACGATGGCTAATACCGCATAATAGCTTCGGCTCAAAGAGGGGGACCTTCGGGCCTCTCGCGTCAGGATATGCCCAGGTGGGATTAGCTAGTTGGTGAGGTAAGGGCTCACCAAGGCGACGATCCCTAGCTGGTCTGAGAGGATGATCAGCCACACTGGAACTGAGACACGGTCCAGACTCCTACGGGAGGCAGCAGTGGGGAATATTGCACAATGGGCGCAAGCCTGATGCAGCCATGCCGCGTGTATGAAGAAGGCCTTCGGGTTGTAAAGTACTTTCAGCAGTGAGGAAGGTGGGTATGTTAATAGCATACTCATTTGACGTTAGCTGCAGAAGAAGCACCGGCTAACTCCGTGCCAGCAGCCGCGGTAATACGGAGGGTGCGAGCGTTAATCGGAATTACTGGGCGTAAAGCGCATGCAGGTGGATGATTAAGTCAGATGTGAAAGCCCGGGGCTCAACCTCGGAATAGCATTTGAAACTGGTCATCTAGAGTACTGTAGAGGGGGGTAGAATTTCAGGTGTAGCGGTGAAATGCGTAGAGATCTGAAGGAATACCGGTGGCGAAGGCGGCCCCCTGGACAGATACTGACACTCAGATGCGAAAGCGTGGGGAGCAAACAGGATTAGATACCCTGGTAGTCCACGCCGTAAACGATGTCTACTTGGAGGTTGTGGCCTTGAGCCGTGGCTTTCGGAGCTAACGCGTTAAGTAGACCGCCTGGGGAGTACGGTCGCAAGATTAAAACTCAAATGAATTGACGGGGGCCCGCACAAGCGGTGGAGCATGTGGTTTAATTCGATGCAACGCGAAGAACCTTACCTACTCTTGACATCCATAGAACTTTCCAGAGATGGATTGGTGCCTTCGGGAACTATGAGACAGGTGCTGCATGGCTGTCGTCAGCTCGTGTTGTGAAATGTTGGGTTAAGTCCCGCAACGAGCGCAACCCTTATCCTTGTTTGCCAGCACTTCGGGTGGGAACTCCAGGGAGACTGCCGGTGATAAACCGGAGGAAGGTGGGGACGACGTCAAGTCATCATGGCCCTTACGAGTAGGGCTACACACGTGCTACAATGGCGCATACAGAGGGCGGCCAACTTGCGAAAGTGAGCGAATCCCAAAAAGTGCGTCGTAGTCCGGATTGGAGTCTGCAACTCGACTCCATGAAGTCGGAATCGCTAGTAATCGTGGATCAGAATGCCACGGTGAATACGTTCCCGGGCCTTGTACACACCGCCCGTCACACCATGGGAGTGGGCTGCAAAAGAAGTGGGTAGTTTAACCTTCGGGGGGACGCTCACCACTTTGTGGTTCATGACTGGGGTGAAGTCGTAACAAGGTAGCGCTAGGGGAACCTGGCGCTGGATCACCTCCTTATACGATGATTATTGAGACAAGTGTCCACACAGATTGATGGTTTATGTAGTTTAAGAGAAAGAAGATATCCCAATATCTTCGACTTAGTGTCCCGTTCGTCTAGAGGCCTAGGACACCGCCCTTTCACGGCGGTAACAGGGGTTCGACTCCCCTACGGGATACCATAGGGTCGTTAGCTCAGTTGGTAGAGCAGTTGACTTTTAATCAATTGGTCGCAGGTTCGAATCCTGCACGACCCACCATTCTCTCGAGATATGGGGCTATAGCTCAGCTGGGAGAGCGCCTGCCTTGCACGCAGGAGGTCAGCAGTTCGATCCTGCTTAGCTCCACCATTCTTGATAATATGGGCGATTAGCTCAGTTGGGAGAGCACCTGCCTTACAAGCAGGGGGTCACTGGTTCGAGCCCGGTATCGCCCACCATTCTCTAAGTATTTTTGGTTGTTTTATCCAAACCACGTCAGTAAACGTATGTGGTTAGATAAATGACGCCGAGAATCTTTAGATAATGTGCTTCCCTTTGGGAAAACAACGCTCTTTAACAATTTGGAAAGCTGACAAAGCAATCTTGATTCTTTGTGAATAAGATTGTTTGTAAAGTTCTCAATGTTTATCGAAAGATAAACACCAATAAACACATTCAAGTGTTCTTGGAAACAACGCCTTAGTGTGTTGTTTATATTTGAGTCCGGCAAAATCGAGTCTGCATCATGTTTAAATAATTGCAGACACTTTGGTTGTTTAATCTAAGACCCTTTGGGGTTGTATGGTTAAGTGACTAAGCGTACACGGTGGATGCCTTGGCAGTCAGAGGCGATGAAGGACGTATTAACTTGCGATAAGCCCAGATTAGGTAGTAAAAACCATTTGAGTCTGGGATTTCCGAATGGGGAAACCCAACTGCATAAGCAGTTACTGTTAACTGAATTCATAGGTTAACAGAGCGAACCGGGGGAACTGAAACATCTAAGTACCCCGAGGAAAAGAAATCAACCGAGATTCCGAAAGTAGCGGCGAGCGAAATTGGATTAGCCCTTAAGCTTTACACGCGTTAGACGAACGGTCTGGAAAGTCCGACGATACAGGGTGATAGTCCCGTAGTTGACGACGCGTGTTCAGTGAAATCGAGTAGGGCGGGACACGTGATATCCTGTCTGAATATGGGGGGACCATCCTCCAAGGCTAAATACTACTGACTGACCGATAGTGAACCAGTACCGTGAGGGAAAGGCGAAAAGAACCCCTGTGAGGGGAGTGAAATAGAACCTGAAACCGTGTACGTACAAGCAGTAGGAGCAGGCTTGTCCTGTGACTGCGTACCTTTTGTATAATGGGTCAGCGACTTATATTCAGTAGCAAGGTTAACCATCTAGGGGAGCCGTAGAGAAATCGAGTCTTAACTGGGCGTCGAGTTGCTGGATATAGACCCGAAACCAGGTGATCTAGCCATGGGCAGGTTGAAGGTTGAGTAACATCAACTGGAGGACCGAACCGACTAATGTTGAAAAATTAGCGGATGACTTGTGGCTAGGGGTGAAAGGCCAATCAAACCTGGAGATAGCTGGTTCTCCCCGAAATCTATTTAGGTAGAGCCTCGGACGAATACTACTGGGGGTAGAGCACTGTTAAGGCTAGGGGGTCATCCCGACTTACCAACCCTTTGCAAACTCCGAATACCAGTAAGTACTATCCGGGAGACACACGGCGGGTGCTAACGTCCGTCGTGGAGAGGGAAACAACCCAGACCGCCAGCTAAGGTCCCAAATTACAGCTAAGTGGGAAACGATGTGGGAAGGCTTAGACAGCTAGGATGTTGGCTTAGAAGCAGCCATCATTTAAAGAAAGCGTAATAGCTCACTAGTCGAGTCGGCCTGCGCGGAAGATGTAACGGGGCTAAGCTGTAAACCGAAGCTGCGGCAATACGATTTATCGTATTGGGTAGGGGAGCGTTCTGTAAGCCGTTGAAGGTGTGTTGTAAAGCATGCTGGAGGTATCAGAAGTGCGAATGCTGACATGAGTAACGATAAAGGGGGTGAAAAACCCCCTCGCCGGAAGACCAAGGGTTCCTGTCCAACGTTAATCGGGGCAGGGTAAGTCGACCCCTAAGGCGAGGCCGAAAGGCGTAGTCGATGGGAAACGGGTTAATATTCCCGTACTTCTTACAATTGCGATGGGGGGACGGAGAAGGCTAGGTGGGCCTGGCGACGGTCGTCCAGGTTCAAGTGCGTAGGCTTGAGAGTTAGGTAAATCCGGCTCTCTACAAGGCTGAGACACGATGTCGAGCTACTACGGTAGTGAAGTCATTGATGCCATGCTTCCAGGAAAAGCCTCTAAGCTTCAGATTGTAAGGAATCGTACCCCAAACCGACACAGGTGGTCGGGTAGAGAATACCAAGGCGCTTGAGAGAACTCGGGTGAAGGAACTAGGCAAAATG
Coding sequences within it:
- a CDS encoding gamma carbonic anhydrase family protein; the protein is MNSLRSYKNIQPQIGQRVYIDNSSVIVGDIRIGQDSSIWPLVAARGDVNHIHIGERTNIQDGSVLHVTHKNEKNPEGFPLIIGNDVTIGHKVMLHGCTIRDRVLVGMGAIVLDGAVIEADVMIGAGSLVPPGKKLESGFLYVGSPVKQARPLTEEERAFLLKSASNYVQNKEDYLHMVKDINY
- the aroE gene encoding shikimate dehydrogenase — encoded protein: MIEQKERYAVFGNPISQSKSPYIHTLFAQQTDQPIAYTAEQAPIDRFEETVRAFFDHGGQGCNVTVPFKEQAFGMATKLTERAQLAGAVNTLKRLADGQILGDNTDGEGLVQDLLRHGVKLEGARVLLIGAGGAARGVIKPLLEQGPAKIVIANRTHSKAHALAEVFQPYGEVVAQSMDTVLETYNVIINSTSASLTGEVPDISSAIFSSSSVAYDMMYGKGNTSFCQWAIDSGTVSVYDGLGMLVGQAAESFFLWRGVRPEIEPVFDELRHHLEG
- the hemF gene encoding oxygen-dependent coproporphyrinogen oxidase; amino-acid sequence: MSAINKQAVKQFLIELQDSICQQLEQVDGAAKFKQDAWSREPGEKLGGGGLTRVMTDGAVFEQGGVNFSHVEGQEMPASATAHRPELAGRRFEAMGVSLVMHPNNPYVPTSHANVRFFIAEKDGEDPIWWFGGGFDLTPFYPFEEDARHWHETAKKVCAPFGEHVYREHKAWCDKYFYLPHRDETRGVGGLFFDDLNHWEFDKCLSYIKAVGEGYTQAYLPIVERRKDTDFGDRERQFQLYRRGRYVEFNLVFDRGTLFGLQSGGRTESILMSMPPLARWEYGYQVEEDSHEAELYKHFLKPRDW
- a CDS encoding L-threonylcarbamoyladenylate synthase; translated protein: MDNFEQVLSALNNGEVIAYPTEGVFGVGCDPDSQEAIIKLLELKQRPVEKGLILIAASYEQLLPYIDESQLSEQQLNQVHSTWPGPVTWIMPCSDKVSNLVSGQFDSIAVRVTDHPLVQKMCNAFGKPLTSTSANLSGQPPCMTMQEVEQQLGNRLSAILVGETGGRDKPSEIRDAKTSQVLRQG
- a CDS encoding DUF1488 domain-containing protein, whose product is MNQSILFSDIQTWNEAKQVVLFPAQCCGALIQCQISKKALEKMSGCLLKDEQHILTVFSQCRFEIEELAEALIEDEAFDQTGMIEISN
- the purE gene encoding 5-(carboxyamino)imidazole ribonucleotide mutase: MKVGIIMGSKSDWPTMKLAAEMLDQFGVEYETKVVSAHRTPQLLADYANSAKQRGLKVIIAGAGGAAHLPGMAAAFTSLPVLGVPVQSRALKGMDSLLSIVQMPKGIAVGTLAIGEAGAANAGILAAQIIGTHDEAVMEKVEAFRARQTETVLANPNPAEE